One Euphorbia lathyris chromosome 1, ddEupLath1.1, whole genome shotgun sequence DNA segment encodes these proteins:
- the LOC136210841 gene encoding BTB/POZ domain-containing protein At1g63850, with amino-acid sequence MATATTTITSTKTNLKVQTRPKRRKCRETTISSSASVDSSGSVSGYFSGAQSRKLDPPTVVSSDNSWCCPASKPIHSPSPSPSPSQSSSPSPPIQSQPQPRRLAVKESDPVLDSPSNFKIRLSPGSLSPVMDFIPNSGLSNGHHSPHDPSNFPSSFTKFNSALTAGLLNPMSPPPDKPRSSPTLFEMMASEPEMQPKNQIPIQNGNVNLRSSQSIQMSVQDKQTLIMQRISELLGNRSPGNQFNDSSTSDVKLTLSSKDGINVSMNVHRQILVAHSRFFAVKLSDRWAKQQRSSVPYMVEIADCDDVEVYIETLRLMYCRDLRRKLMKEDVNKVLGILKVSAAIGFDAGVLSCLEYLEAAPWAEDEEEKVASLLSELRLEGVGAGEVLKRVSVEVTNGAEESSDNDEVLLKLLRVVLEGKDEKARREMKGLVSKMLRENSSQNDLRKDSLYSACDGCLQLLRSHFLRAAAGDLQDIAQVARQADNLHWILDIMIDRQIAEDFLKIWASQSELSAAHSKIPAVHRYEISRVTARLFVGIGKGQLLASKEVRCLLLQTWLVPFYDDFGWMRRASKGLDRHLIEDGLSNTILTLPLAWQQEILLAWFNRFLNSGEDCPNIQRGFEVWWRRAFWRRSGDHERTKPLRIVTATIDNS; translated from the exons ATGGCAACAGCTACTACAACAATTACTAGTACTAAAACTAACCTTAAAGTTCAAACTCGGCCCAAGCGCCGTAAGTGCCGTGAAACCACCATTTCCTCCTCCGCCTCCGTTGATTCTTCCGGTTCTGTTTCTGGGTACTTTTCTGGTGCTCAAAGTCGGAAGCTTGACCCTCCTACTGTTGTCTCTTCTGATAATTCCTGGTGTTGCCCTGCTTCTAAACCTATTCATTCTCCGTCTCCGTCTCCGTCTCCGTCTCAGTCTTCATCTCCGTCTCCGCCGATTCAATCTCAACCTCAACCTCGGCGTTTGGCTGTGAAGGAATCTGACCCGGTTCTTGATTCTCCGTCGAATTTCAAGATCCGGTTGTCTCCCGGAAGTCTATCTCCGGTAATGGATTTCATCCCTAACTCTGGTTTAAGCAATGGGCATCATTCTCCTCATGATCCGTCTAATTTTCCTTCGAGTTTCACCAAATTTAACTCTGCGTTAACTGCGGGGCTTTTGAACCCGATGTCGCCTCCGCCGGATAAGCCTCGATCCAGCCCTACCTTATTCGAGATGATGGCGAGTGAACCCGAGATGCAACCGAAGAATCAGATCCCAATTCAAAATGGGAATGTTAATCTTCGGAGCTCGCAGAGTATTCAAATGTCTGTTCAGGATAAACAGACTCTAATTATGCAGAGAATTTCTGAACTTTTGGGGAATAGGAGCCCTGGGAATCAGTTCAATGATTCATCAACGAGTGATGTGAAGCTTACATTGAGTTCTAAGGATGGGATAAATGTGTCTATGAATGTGCATAGGCAGATTCTGGTGGCGCATAGTAGGTTTTTCGCCGTGAAATTGTCTGATCGGTGGGCTAAGCAGCAGCGATCTTCTGTGCCTTATATGGTGGAGATTGCTGATTGCGATGATGTTGAGGTTTATATTGAGACTTTGAGGTTGATGTATTGCCGGGATCTAAGGAGAAAGCTAATGAAAGAGGATGTTAACAAGGTTCTTGGTATTTTGAAA GTTTCTGCAGCAATTGGGTTTGATGCTGGGGTTTTATCTTGTTTGGAGTACTTAGAAGCGGCTCCATGGGCcgaggatgaagaagagaagGTAGCTTCATTGTTATCAGAGCTTCGCCTTGAAGGAGTTGGAGCAGGAGAGGTTCTTAAGAGGGTTTCAGTCGAAGTTACGAACGGAGCAGAAGAGAGTAGTGACAATGACGAAGTGCTTCTCAAGCTTTTGCGCGTTGTACTTGAAGGCAAAGACGAGAAAGCTAGACGTGAGATGAAAGGGTTGGTTTCGAAAATGCTTCGTGAGAATTCTTCTCAGAATGATCTTCGAAAAGATTCTTTGTATTCTGCTTGTGATGGATGCTTGCAGTTACTACGTAGCCATTTTCTCCGCGCAGCAGCAGGAGACTTGCAAGACATTGCACAGGTTGCACGACAAGCAGACAATCTGCACTGGATTTTGGACATTATGATCGATAGACAGATAGCCGAAGATTTCCTAAAGATATGGGCATCTCAATCTGAATTGTCCGCTGCACATTCTAAGATTCCTGCTGTTCATAGGTACGAGATCAGCAGAGTTACTGCAAGGTTGTTCGTCGGGATTGGTAAGGGGCAGCTATTGGCTTCAAAGGAAGTGAGATGCCTTCTTTTGCAGACCTGGTTGGTTCCATTTTATGATGATTTCGGATGGATGAGGAGGGCATCAAAAGGCCTCGATCGACATTTAATCGAGGATGGTCTTAGTAACACAATTCTAACTCTACCTCTAGCTTGGCAGCAGGAGATTTTGCTAGCTTGGTTTAATCGATTCCTCAACTCCGGCGAAGATTGTCCAAATATACAAAGAGGATTCGAAGTATGGTGGCGAAGGGCTTTCTGGAGACGCAGTGGTGATCACGAAAGGACAAAGCCATTAAGAATCGTTACTGCAACCATCGATAACTCATGA
- the LOC136210843 gene encoding uncharacterized protein isoform X1, whose translation MGSCKTYGQKAVDDGKGLTVGSIDGGVGLKFSSLINSDLTWKRVAKGSRSSSRRARNSLSKSWIAGEELLKLDPNTVASPFSESEKLGVSVLGCRFSENADNVPAKKRKFSKHPKQNKKPLKNLVESVSYTCPIDSGKIVDTQKGVDGKTLEMVSELDVQEDFSGILILADAACNDSCTGGDYHVEGVSAGDECCADEDPSMKNQLHPLTNRNVTEDCSSAKSSIQGSGDGISVKLADDFTASPRMHNNSSATLRENDVLDKSTGVCSVAVSEDLLTKKVEERDCVCEFPSQDDRSYWDLNTPMDAWGCPLDQPNVDSDIADGISKEVKCGHYIDKIGSLGSEIIQKVPHDSICDTEIRLPPADPGGMVHYEKSSEYKELNLDSWTDIDRTSCSQEKLYSSGCVDFVSTDSAITSTDQSKSASAESSTFCSTETTRRIFLNQVAGSNSCIDNPFPSQSIQSLSSCISNAICDTAAVGVIGVTSAKNEDGGATSTCETVSSSLRVGEELAHRATSSVSNNCETQDVESEDAKDAKENSLCQSRSCSPIVVEKSTLGMVTEDSIVKNKNVENDETDNMLDKGSEKPVTKSPEVPTVLLHASSNAFQNNSKDVVIPFDEMATEEPFGNSNNSDVSHDVHAYVKAMRLELDNDSQYEDGEVRESVEYNWQECDGEDIEAEQVIYGTDTVNFGSSSEQITTKMDFQTHSGMLEGEVANSMIETGANIHIKPKVGIDKEITGGMIISSMDRMVGTGNDSGCKNIPCEAGGLGSIDRTRMAESRAFKRDSCSRIGEQSFRDISFRQDRSEWESRYVVSFCRRRFMQHLHARAQGADRLVDSRDSSRGIRRHYSPRYDGSMSSHRVGQPKIVHRRIRSGSPDDREEDLGTRMHIRPTRNLSPGWRVTLGRGRSIRYGLQGQGRGPMSRYHGVVTDDCNDSSVTYLHPSAKREKSHSPLKRRRDPRARRSPSKCSSRSRSHSSGTENPYFGCRSRSPNFGSAGRTQRMRSPNQRPGLVVDRMGGFRSGPRNHGSPPQNRRWIPDRKDSALHFRDPSYNKHSSFDVRRSQVRFVQQDDRFDLVDSPRSYRPMHLRRYTEIGGGIRYEENGNDRGRSRFRYGPPQRARRYDMDEPVRRYHLDNIDGYDSRYRDVDDFCGRGNPKFNGIDRQNGDASRKFRGSSKYQREEKYSVDTMRSFGVQEVDNEIPSRSP comes from the exons ATGGGATCCTGCAAAACCTATGGTCAGAAGGCAGTGGATGATGGGAAAGGATTAACAGTGGGTAGCATCGATGGGGGTGTTGGTTTGAAATTTTCTAGCCTGATAAACTCTGATTTGACTTGGAAGAGGGTTGCAAAAGGTAGCAGGAGTTCATCACGCCGTGCTAGGAATTCATTGTCTAAAAGCTGGATTGCGGGTGAGGAATTGTTAAAATTGGATCCCAACACAGTGGCTTCACCTTTTTCTGAATCTGAGAAG CTTGGAGTAAGTGTTCTTGGGTGCCGCTTCAGTGAGAATGCAGACAATGTGCCTGCTAAGAAGAGGAAATTTTCTAAACATCCCAAGCAAAATAAAAAGCCCTTGAAGAATCTAGTGGAATCAGTTTCTTACACCTGTCCAATTGACTCGGGTAAAATTGTTGATACTCAAAAAGGGGTTGATGGGAAGACCTTGGAGATGGTAAGTGAACTTGATGTTCAGGAAGATTTCTCAGGTATACTCATACTTGCAGATGCTGCCTGCAATGATAGTTGCACTGGGGGTGATTACCATGTAGAGGGTGTTTCTGCAGGTGACGAATGTTGTGCAGATGAAGATCCTTCAATGAAAAATCAGCTGCATCCTTTAACAAACAGAAATGTAACAGAGGATTGCAGTTCTGCTAAATCATCAATCCAAGGAAGTGGTGATGGTATTTCTGTCAAACTCGCAGATGATTTTACTGCCTCGCCAAGAATGCATAATAACTCCAGTGCTACATTACGGGAAAATGATGTGCTTGATAAGTCTACAGGTGTTTGTTCAGTTGCAGTGTCTGAAGATCTTTTAACTAAGAAGGTTGAGGAGAGAGATTGTGTATGCGAGTTTCCTTCACAAGATGACCGATCATATTGGGATTTGAACACTCCAATGGATGCTTGGGGCTGCCCACTTGATCAACCAAATGTGGATTCTGATATTGCAGATGGCATCTCTAAGGAGGTGAAGTGTGGTCATTACATCGACAAGATTGGAAGCTTAGGAAGTGAGATCATACAAAAGGTTCCTCATGATAGTATATGTGACACAGAAATTAGACTGCCTCCTGCAGACCCTGGAGGGATGGTTCATTACGAAAAATCGTCAGAGTATAAGGAACTTAATTTGGATTCATGGACTGATATTGACAGGACTAGTTGCTCGCAAGAGAAACTTTATTCTTCTGGTTGTGTGGATTTTGTTTCAACTGATAGTGCTATCACTTCTACTGACCAGTCTAAAAGTGCTTCAGCTGaatcttcaacattttgctcTACAGAAACTACGAGACGGATATTTTTAAATCAGGTTGCAGGATCAAATTCGTGTATAGATAACCCTTTTCCCTCTCAATCCATTCAATCTCTAAGCAGTTGTATTTCGAATGCAATCTGTGATACAGCAGCCGTGGGTGTTATAGGTGTTACTTCAGCAAAGAATGAAGATGGTGGTGCAACTAGTACATGTGAAACTGTTTCTTCTAGTTTGCGGGTTGGAGAAGAGCTTGCTCATCGTGCAACTTCCTCAGTTAGCAACAATTGTGAAACTCAAGATGTTGAAAGTGAAGATGCTAAGGATGCCAAAGAGAATTCTCTTTGCCAATCTAGATCATGTTCTCCTATAGTTGTAGAGAAGTCAACCTTGGGGATGGTAACTGAGGATTCAATAGTTAAGAATAAGAATGTTGAGAATGATGAAACTGATAATATGTTGGATAAGGGAAGTGAGAAACCGGTGACCAAGTCTCCAGAAGTACCTACAGTATTGTTGCATGCTTCCTCTAACGCTTTCCAAAACAACTCAAAGGACGTTGTAATCCCTTTTGATGAGATGGCTACCGAAGAACCCTTTGGAAATAGCAACAATTCTGATGTTTCTCATGATGTTCATGCATATGTGAAAGCAATGAGGCTTGAGTTGGATAATGATTCTCAGTATGAAGATGGAGAAGTAAGGGAATCAGTGGAATACAATTGGCAAGAATGTGATGGTGAGGATATAGAAGCTGAACAAGTGATTTATGGAACTGACACTGTTAATTTTGGTTCCTCATCCGAACAAATTACGACAAAAATGGACTTTCAAACTCACTCAGGCATGTTGGAAGGAGAAGTTGCGAACTCCATGATTGAGACTGGTGCAAACATCCACATCAAGCCCAAGGTTGGGATTGACAAGGAGATCACAGGTGGCATGATTATTTCTAGCATGGATAGGATGGTCGGAACAGGAAATGATAGTGGCTGCAAAAATATTCCTTGTGAAGCTGGTGGATTAGGTTCTATAGATCGGACAAGAATGGCAGAATCAAGAGCTTTCAAAAGGGATTCATGTTCCCGTATAGGCGAGCAATCATTCCGTGATATATCCTTTAGACAGGACAG ATCTGAATGGGAGTCTCGATATGTTGTATCCTTTTGTAGGCGTAGATTTATGCAGCATCTTCATGCTAGAGCGCAAGGAGCTGATCGGTTGGTTGATTCTCGAGATAGTAGCAGGGGCATTAGACGACATTATTCACCCAGATACGATGGCTCAATGTCGTCTCATCGCGTTGGGCAACCTAAAATCGTGCATCGTCGTATAAGAAGTGGGTCGCCTGATGATAGAGAAGAGGATCTTGGTACACGCATGCATATTAGACCAACTAGGAACCTGAGTCCTGGTTGGCGTGTGACCCTCGGGAGGGGCAGGTCTATAAGGTACGGTCTGCAAGGTCAAGGGAGAGGACCAATGAGTAGGTATCATGGTGTTGTAACTGATGACTGCAATGATTCTTCTGTAACTTATTTACATCCTTCTGCTAAGAGAGAGAAAAGTCATTCCCCTcttaaaagaagaagagatcctCGTGCACGCAGATCTCCCTCAAAATGTTCATCTCGATCTCGAAGTCACTCGTCTGGCACTGAGAATCCGTATTTCGGATGCAGGAGTAGATCCCCTAATTTTGGATCTGCTGGCAGGACTCAGAGAATGAGATCCCCTAATCAGAGACCGGGGCTTGTGGTAGATCGTATGGGAGGATTTAGATCAGGACCAAGAAATCACGGTTCCCCTCCTCAAAATAGACGGTGGATCCCCGATAGGAAAGACAGTGCACTTCATTTCCGGGATCCGAGTTACAATAAACATTCCTCATTCGATGTCCGAAGATCACAAGTAAGGTTTGTCCAACAGGATGACAGGTTCGATTTGGTTGATTCTCCAAGAAGCTATCGGCCTATGCATCTGAGAAGATACACAGAGATAGGAGGTGGTATAAGATACGAAGAGAACGGCAATGATAGGGGCCGAAGCCGATTCAGATACGGCCCGCCTCAACGTGCAAGGCGATATGACATGGATGAACCTGTCAGGCGATATCACTTGGATAATATAGACGGTTATGATTCCCGATATAGAGACGTTGATGATTTCTGTGGCAGAGGGAATCCCAAGTTCAATGGCATTGATAGACAAAATGGTGATGCTTCCAGGAAATTTAGAGGTTCATCTAAATATCAAAGAGAAGAGAAATATAGTGTTGATACAATGAGGTCGTTTGGGGTACAGGAAGTTGACAATGAGATACCTTCAAGATCTCCTTGA
- the LOC136210843 gene encoding uncharacterized protein isoform X2 yields MGSCKTYGQKAVDDGKGLTVGSIDGGVGLKFSSLINSDLTWKRVAKGSRSSSRRARNSLSKSWIAGEELLKLDPNTVASPFSESEKLGVSVLGCRFSENADNVPAKKRKFSKHPKQNKKPLKNLVESVSYTCPIDSGKIVDTQKGVDGKTLEMVSELDVQEDFSGILILADAACNDSCTGGDYHVEGVSAGDECCADEDPSMKNQLHPLTNRNVTEDCSSAKSSIQGSGDGISVKLADDFTASPRMHNNSSATLRENDVLDKSTGVCSVAVSEDLLTKKVEERDCVCEFPSQDDRSYWDLNTPMDAWGCPLDQPNVDSDIADGISKEVKCGHYIDKIGSLGSEIIQKVPHDSICDTEIRLPPADPGGMVHYEKSSEYKELNLDSWTDIDRTSCSQEKLYSSGCVDFVSTDSAITSTDQSKSASAESSTFCSTETTRRIFLNQVAGSNSCIDNPFPSQSIQSLSSCISNAICDTAAVGVIGVTSAKNEDGGATSTCETVSSSLRVGEELAHRATSSVSNNCETQDVESEDAKDAKENSLCQSRSCSPIVVEKSTLGMVTEDSIVKNKNVENDETDNMLDKGSEKPVTKSPEVPTVLLHASSNAFQNNSKDVVIPFDEMATEEPFGNSNNSDVSHDVHAYVKAMRLELDNDSQYEDGEVRESVEYNWQECDGEDIEAEQVIYGTDTVNFGSSSEQITTKMDFQTHSGMLEGEVANSMIETGANIHIKPKVGIDKEITGGMIISSMDRMVGTGNDSGCKNIPCEAGGLGSIDRTRMAESRAFKRDSCSRIGEQSFRDISFRQDRRRFMQHLHARAQGADRLVDSRDSSRGIRRHYSPRYDGSMSSHRVGQPKIVHRRIRSGSPDDREEDLGTRMHIRPTRNLSPGWRVTLGRGRSIRYGLQGQGRGPMSRYHGVVTDDCNDSSVTYLHPSAKREKSHSPLKRRRDPRARRSPSKCSSRSRSHSSGTENPYFGCRSRSPNFGSAGRTQRMRSPNQRPGLVVDRMGGFRSGPRNHGSPPQNRRWIPDRKDSALHFRDPSYNKHSSFDVRRSQVRFVQQDDRFDLVDSPRSYRPMHLRRYTEIGGGIRYEENGNDRGRSRFRYGPPQRARRYDMDEPVRRYHLDNIDGYDSRYRDVDDFCGRGNPKFNGIDRQNGDASRKFRGSSKYQREEKYSVDTMRSFGVQEVDNEIPSRSP; encoded by the exons ATGGGATCCTGCAAAACCTATGGTCAGAAGGCAGTGGATGATGGGAAAGGATTAACAGTGGGTAGCATCGATGGGGGTGTTGGTTTGAAATTTTCTAGCCTGATAAACTCTGATTTGACTTGGAAGAGGGTTGCAAAAGGTAGCAGGAGTTCATCACGCCGTGCTAGGAATTCATTGTCTAAAAGCTGGATTGCGGGTGAGGAATTGTTAAAATTGGATCCCAACACAGTGGCTTCACCTTTTTCTGAATCTGAGAAG CTTGGAGTAAGTGTTCTTGGGTGCCGCTTCAGTGAGAATGCAGACAATGTGCCTGCTAAGAAGAGGAAATTTTCTAAACATCCCAAGCAAAATAAAAAGCCCTTGAAGAATCTAGTGGAATCAGTTTCTTACACCTGTCCAATTGACTCGGGTAAAATTGTTGATACTCAAAAAGGGGTTGATGGGAAGACCTTGGAGATGGTAAGTGAACTTGATGTTCAGGAAGATTTCTCAGGTATACTCATACTTGCAGATGCTGCCTGCAATGATAGTTGCACTGGGGGTGATTACCATGTAGAGGGTGTTTCTGCAGGTGACGAATGTTGTGCAGATGAAGATCCTTCAATGAAAAATCAGCTGCATCCTTTAACAAACAGAAATGTAACAGAGGATTGCAGTTCTGCTAAATCATCAATCCAAGGAAGTGGTGATGGTATTTCTGTCAAACTCGCAGATGATTTTACTGCCTCGCCAAGAATGCATAATAACTCCAGTGCTACATTACGGGAAAATGATGTGCTTGATAAGTCTACAGGTGTTTGTTCAGTTGCAGTGTCTGAAGATCTTTTAACTAAGAAGGTTGAGGAGAGAGATTGTGTATGCGAGTTTCCTTCACAAGATGACCGATCATATTGGGATTTGAACACTCCAATGGATGCTTGGGGCTGCCCACTTGATCAACCAAATGTGGATTCTGATATTGCAGATGGCATCTCTAAGGAGGTGAAGTGTGGTCATTACATCGACAAGATTGGAAGCTTAGGAAGTGAGATCATACAAAAGGTTCCTCATGATAGTATATGTGACACAGAAATTAGACTGCCTCCTGCAGACCCTGGAGGGATGGTTCATTACGAAAAATCGTCAGAGTATAAGGAACTTAATTTGGATTCATGGACTGATATTGACAGGACTAGTTGCTCGCAAGAGAAACTTTATTCTTCTGGTTGTGTGGATTTTGTTTCAACTGATAGTGCTATCACTTCTACTGACCAGTCTAAAAGTGCTTCAGCTGaatcttcaacattttgctcTACAGAAACTACGAGACGGATATTTTTAAATCAGGTTGCAGGATCAAATTCGTGTATAGATAACCCTTTTCCCTCTCAATCCATTCAATCTCTAAGCAGTTGTATTTCGAATGCAATCTGTGATACAGCAGCCGTGGGTGTTATAGGTGTTACTTCAGCAAAGAATGAAGATGGTGGTGCAACTAGTACATGTGAAACTGTTTCTTCTAGTTTGCGGGTTGGAGAAGAGCTTGCTCATCGTGCAACTTCCTCAGTTAGCAACAATTGTGAAACTCAAGATGTTGAAAGTGAAGATGCTAAGGATGCCAAAGAGAATTCTCTTTGCCAATCTAGATCATGTTCTCCTATAGTTGTAGAGAAGTCAACCTTGGGGATGGTAACTGAGGATTCAATAGTTAAGAATAAGAATGTTGAGAATGATGAAACTGATAATATGTTGGATAAGGGAAGTGAGAAACCGGTGACCAAGTCTCCAGAAGTACCTACAGTATTGTTGCATGCTTCCTCTAACGCTTTCCAAAACAACTCAAAGGACGTTGTAATCCCTTTTGATGAGATGGCTACCGAAGAACCCTTTGGAAATAGCAACAATTCTGATGTTTCTCATGATGTTCATGCATATGTGAAAGCAATGAGGCTTGAGTTGGATAATGATTCTCAGTATGAAGATGGAGAAGTAAGGGAATCAGTGGAATACAATTGGCAAGAATGTGATGGTGAGGATATAGAAGCTGAACAAGTGATTTATGGAACTGACACTGTTAATTTTGGTTCCTCATCCGAACAAATTACGACAAAAATGGACTTTCAAACTCACTCAGGCATGTTGGAAGGAGAAGTTGCGAACTCCATGATTGAGACTGGTGCAAACATCCACATCAAGCCCAAGGTTGGGATTGACAAGGAGATCACAGGTGGCATGATTATTTCTAGCATGGATAGGATGGTCGGAACAGGAAATGATAGTGGCTGCAAAAATATTCCTTGTGAAGCTGGTGGATTAGGTTCTATAGATCGGACAAGAATGGCAGAATCAAGAGCTTTCAAAAGGGATTCATGTTCCCGTATAGGCGAGCAATCATTCCGTGATATATCCTTTAGACAGGACAG GCGTAGATTTATGCAGCATCTTCATGCTAGAGCGCAAGGAGCTGATCGGTTGGTTGATTCTCGAGATAGTAGCAGGGGCATTAGACGACATTATTCACCCAGATACGATGGCTCAATGTCGTCTCATCGCGTTGGGCAACCTAAAATCGTGCATCGTCGTATAAGAAGTGGGTCGCCTGATGATAGAGAAGAGGATCTTGGTACACGCATGCATATTAGACCAACTAGGAACCTGAGTCCTGGTTGGCGTGTGACCCTCGGGAGGGGCAGGTCTATAAGGTACGGTCTGCAAGGTCAAGGGAGAGGACCAATGAGTAGGTATCATGGTGTTGTAACTGATGACTGCAATGATTCTTCTGTAACTTATTTACATCCTTCTGCTAAGAGAGAGAAAAGTCATTCCCCTcttaaaagaagaagagatcctCGTGCACGCAGATCTCCCTCAAAATGTTCATCTCGATCTCGAAGTCACTCGTCTGGCACTGAGAATCCGTATTTCGGATGCAGGAGTAGATCCCCTAATTTTGGATCTGCTGGCAGGACTCAGAGAATGAGATCCCCTAATCAGAGACCGGGGCTTGTGGTAGATCGTATGGGAGGATTTAGATCAGGACCAAGAAATCACGGTTCCCCTCCTCAAAATAGACGGTGGATCCCCGATAGGAAAGACAGTGCACTTCATTTCCGGGATCCGAGTTACAATAAACATTCCTCATTCGATGTCCGAAGATCACAAGTAAGGTTTGTCCAACAGGATGACAGGTTCGATTTGGTTGATTCTCCAAGAAGCTATCGGCCTATGCATCTGAGAAGATACACAGAGATAGGAGGTGGTATAAGATACGAAGAGAACGGCAATGATAGGGGCCGAAGCCGATTCAGATACGGCCCGCCTCAACGTGCAAGGCGATATGACATGGATGAACCTGTCAGGCGATATCACTTGGATAATATAGACGGTTATGATTCCCGATATAGAGACGTTGATGATTTCTGTGGCAGAGGGAATCCCAAGTTCAATGGCATTGATAGACAAAATGGTGATGCTTCCAGGAAATTTAGAGGTTCATCTAAATATCAAAGAGAAGAGAAATATAGTGTTGATACAATGAGGTCGTTTGGGGTACAGGAAGTTGACAATGAGATACCTTCAAGATCTCCTTGA